A part of Paenarthrobacter sp. A20 genomic DNA contains:
- a CDS encoding SufE family protein, whose translation MSTYTLPAALAEIVDDFQALTEPDRLQLLLEFSRGLPELPERLKDHPELLEQVVECQSPLFLTIESEKNPDGARKYRLFFKAPQEAPTTRGFAGVLHEGLDGLTAEEILAVPDDMPELLGLTRAITPLRMRGMTAMLGRIKRKVAAAGRLEH comes from the coding sequence ATGAGTACATACACTTTGCCCGCCGCATTGGCGGAGATCGTCGATGACTTCCAGGCACTGACGGAGCCTGACCGCCTGCAGCTTCTGCTTGAGTTCTCCCGGGGCCTGCCGGAGCTTCCTGAGCGTTTGAAGGACCACCCCGAGCTGCTGGAGCAGGTCGTGGAATGCCAGTCGCCTTTGTTCCTCACCATCGAATCCGAGAAGAATCCAGACGGTGCCCGTAAGTACCGGCTCTTCTTCAAGGCTCCGCAGGAGGCGCCGACCACCCGTGGCTTCGCAGGTGTCCTGCACGAGGGCCTGGACGGACTGACAGCCGAAGAAATCCTGGCTGTTCCGGACGACATGCCCGAACTGCTGGGCCTGACCCGGGCCATCACTCCCCTGCGCATGCGGGGAATGACCGCCATGCTCGGCCGTATCAAGCGCAAGGTTGCAGCCGCGGGCCGGCTGGAACACTGA
- the ybaK gene encoding Cys-tRNA(Pro) deacylase: MAKKMASQGTPATAALAAAGVPFVLHPYAHDPAAASYGLEAAEVLGIETARVFKTLMVEVEGRLAVAIVPVSGNLDLKSVAAALGAKKAAMADPKAAERRSGYVLGGISPLGQRQSSPTVLDESALTFATILVSGGRRGLDIELAPRDLIKLTKAAVAPIGTSPTAKV; encoded by the coding sequence ATGGCCAAGAAGATGGCTTCACAGGGAACGCCGGCCACTGCAGCGCTTGCTGCGGCCGGCGTTCCCTTTGTGCTGCACCCCTATGCCCATGATCCGGCGGCTGCCAGTTACGGCCTGGAAGCCGCCGAAGTCCTGGGCATCGAGACCGCGCGGGTATTCAAGACGCTGATGGTGGAAGTTGAAGGCCGGCTGGCGGTGGCCATTGTCCCAGTGTCCGGCAACCTCGACCTCAAGTCCGTGGCTGCCGCCCTGGGGGCAAAGAAAGCGGCCATGGCAGATCCCAAAGCCGCTGAACGTCGCTCCGGATATGTGCTTGGCGGCATATCGCCGCTGGGACAGCGCCAGTCCTCTCCAACGGTTCTGGACGAATCAGCGCTGACCTTTGCCACCATCCTGGTATCCGGCGGACGCCGGGGGCTGGACATCGAACTTGCTCCGAGGGACCTTATCAAGCTGACCAAGGCCGCCGTTGCACCCATCGGTACCTCTCCGACGGCGAAGGTCTGA